One stretch of Bacteroidales bacterium DNA includes these proteins:
- a CDS encoding DUF255 domain-containing protein produces the protein MKKVLLILGILALGLYTHAQEKIKWHSMEEALQLAGKEPRVIVIDVYTDWCGWCKRMDATTFSDPEVIEMMNAQFYPVKLNAEGKEDIIIGDRTFKFVDNGRRGYHEVAAIVTRGRLSYPTISYVDAQGKVLEAAPGYKTADQFRIYLAYYSDGAYRNQTFDEFSASLAAKEKTVIQSL, from the coding sequence ATGAAGAAGGTCTTATTGATCCTGGGAATACTTGCGCTTGGATTGTATACTCATGCCCAGGAAAAAATTAAGTGGCACTCCATGGAGGAGGCCCTTCAACTGGCCGGCAAAGAACCCCGGGTAATTGTCATTGATGTATATACCGATTGGTGTGGGTGGTGTAAACGAATGGATGCCACTACCTTCTCTGATCCTGAAGTGATTGAGATGATGAATGCGCAATTCTACCCGGTCAAACTGAATGCAGAGGGGAAAGAGGATATAATTATAGGGGATCGCACCTTTAAGTTTGTGGATAATGGCCGCAGGGGCTATCATGAGGTGGCTGCCATCGTGACCCGTGGAAGACTCTCATATCCCACTATTTCCTATGTGGATGCACAGGGTAAAGTCCTGGAAGCGGCCCCGGGCTATAAAACCGCGGATCAGTTCCGGATCTATCTGGCCTACTATTCCGATGGGGCATACAGGAATCAGACTTTTGACGAGTTCTCAGCCAGTCTGGCTGCAAAGGAGAAAACGGTGATTCAGAGCCTCTGA
- a CDS encoding WYL domain-containing protein, translated as MDHSKKKQGFIHYSQSPEIKGIHYLDPIIRAIEQEEVLRLYYLPFYEDKPYFNEVHPYLLKEHESRWYLIGLNDFKGKMRTYALDRIRDLQVVKGTAYKAPHFKVEDYFKYAIGIMAPEGTPPLIKLAVQLTQAQYLITRPWHDSQNIEEENEERVVFSFRVFPTYEFRSLVLGLGKDAAVLEPRSLREEIKQELESMLKHYQRL; from the coding sequence ATGGATCATTCGAAAAAGAAGCAGGGATTTATTCATTACAGCCAGTCACCGGAAATCAAGGGCATCCACTACCTGGATCCCATTATCCGGGCCATTGAACAGGAGGAGGTGCTGCGGCTCTACTACCTCCCCTTTTATGAGGACAAACCCTATTTTAACGAAGTGCACCCTTATCTGCTTAAGGAGCACGAATCCAGGTGGTACCTGATCGGTCTCAACGACTTCAAAGGGAAGATGCGCACCTACGCACTGGATCGCATCCGGGACCTGCAGGTCGTCAAAGGAACCGCCTATAAAGCTCCGCATTTTAAGGTGGAGGACTATTTTAAGTATGCCATCGGGATCATGGCGCCGGAAGGCACTCCTCCTTTGATCAAGCTGGCGGTTCAGCTTACCCAGGCACAGTACCTGATCACCAGGCCGTGGCACGATTCACAGAATATTGAAGAGGAAAATGAGGAACGGGTCGTGTTCAGTTTCCGGGTTTTTCCCACCTATGAGTTCCGTTCCCTGGTCCTTGGTCTGGGTAAAGATGCTGCCGTCCTGGAGCCCCGCTCACTGAGAGAAGAGATCAAGCAGGAACTTGAAAGCATGTTGAAGCATTATCAGAGGCTCTGA